A segment of the Haloferax marinisediminis genome:
CAGATAAGTACGTAGAGGCCTGTCTTGAGGCAATATCAGATATCGAAGAGGGATTCACTGACGACCTTCAGGAACTCAACCGTGCAGGTGCAACACTTAGAGTGAAGTCTGAACGACAGGCGCTGAACAGTGTTTTAGAACCAGTCCGTGAGGTGTTTTCGGACAGAAAGTGTACCCAAGAGACCGCGCTTGAAACTAGTATCGCTCTGCAGGGTGCGATGATGTTGAAGTACCAAACGACGTTTGCACGTCGGGCATACACCTACTGCTGTGAAATTGCCGATATATTAGCGGCCGAATCTGTGGCGGTGGATTCTCTCGACGAACTCAAAACGAGTCGACGTGTCGACGAACTTGTCGCACTGCTAAACAAGTACGTCACTGGTGAAACGACAGTCAGCGATGAAGAGAGAGTGTTCGATCTCCTGAGCGAGCATCATGGGAGTCTAAAACAAGCGCTTGCAGCAACAGACCTTGGCACAGCGGAGTTCTTCGACACAGTCCAGAAACTGTATCTCGACGACCAGGTGGTAGATATCGAGGTGAAATTCGAATGAGTAACGGTTCAATTGTAATCGACGGCGGGGCAATAGAAGACGTTTGGGCAGAACTCAACGACGAAGACAACAAAGCGCTGCTCAAGAAGCTCAAGGCGACGACGCTTCGGCGCATCGACGAAACGTGTAAACGACAAATCAACGCTGGCGAGTACGATGCCACCGCAAAGTTGGTCGATATCTACCAATGGTTCGAAGACAAACACCTCTCAGAAGACAGTGAGCTCACACGGGAGGTTTTCATGGCCGATGACGTGCTACAGTGGGTTAGCCACCACGGGCGTGACCAAGTCGGGCGTGTCGTGTTCCGTCGAATCATCGAGACACTCGAGCAGAACGATGAACTGCTCTACGTCTATGACCGACAGCGTGTCCGAAGTCGGACCGCAGAGATGGCTCGGTATTTCGCTCTGATTCGTCAGCGAATTAGTGACGATGAAGAGACTGATTTCGACTTTGCACCGAATTTGGTCAAGATGGTCAAGATGGCTATCATCGACCGCGAGCAACCGATTTTCGAGGGTGAACAGGCGGCACAGTTCAACCCGACACTACGAAACATTATCAAAAACATTCGTGGTGATGTTTCTCCCTCGGCAGAACTCCAACAGACGGTCGGAAACGATTGGAAATCGACGGTCAAAGAGTCTGTCCAGTTCTTCAAGCAGTTTTTACAGGACGGACTCCACGAAGACTTCGATACACTAGCAGCCTACCAAAGTCGAGCACTCGTGGATTTGTACACACACGCAGTGACCGACCAGTCTTTAGACAAAGAACTTGCACACGTCATTACCGCGAGTACTGGTGGTGGGAAGACAGAGGCCTTCTTGTTCCCTGTCTTGATGTACTGCCACACCGCCTGGAAGGCAGGTATCCGTGGGAACAAAGCAATTCTCACCTACCCACGTCGGGACTTGTGTGACAATCAGTTCGAGCGACTGTTCAAATATGCCCACACCATCAACGACCAGTTAGGGATGGCCGATGCGTCGTTCGAATCAGCGCCCGTCTCGATATCGATTCAACACGGGGGCCGGAAGGGAATCTCACTCGAGTGTCCAGAATGTGACGGCGAACTTACGCCACCAGAGAAGAACGACGGCCACGAAGATGGACCGCTTTCGTGTTCACAGGATGAATCCCACCACTACGATTGGACATCAACTAAGCGGAGCGCGGCCGCCGACATCATCGTCACGACCCAGAACTCCCTTCACCTCCGTCTCATGGATCGCTACGGGAACAGTGCGTTCTGGTCACACGATAACCCGACCAAGTTCTTGGTCTTAGACGAGGTTCACGTTTACACTGAGCAAGCAGGGATGCACATCTCGAACGTTGTTAGGCGGTTCAAACGGGCTGTGAAAGAACGCGCCCCACAACAATCGCTATCGCTCGTGGCGTCGAGTGCGACGATTAACAACGCCGAGGATTTCACCGAACGAATCTTCGATACGGACGAAGCGAAACGAATCCGACCGGCTAACGACGAAACAGACATGGTCGGTTCTGAGTACATGCTGTTCGTCAAAGCGACAGAGCCACGAGACGTCGCGATTCCTGTCGGAGAAGACGTCTTCCGACCACAAGACAAGTGGGAGAATATCCACCGGACGACTGCCTCGAATCTCTCGTGTATGATTCAGATCGGCTTCTCTTTCTGGCACACTGCACGGAAAGAACGGGGGAATGCAGCCTCCGGTAAAAGTGACAAAGACAAGATTCTGGGATTCGTCGACTCCATCGACTCAGTCAGTCGTCTTGGTACTTCTATCGAGGATGCCGAACAGAACAGAGAGTTGTTCAAGCTTCGACGCCCTGATGCGTTCTTACGAGGCGAAAACACTAACCCTGACTGCCCAAGCGAGCGGTTCTCCGGAAAGGTAGACGACCAGTTCGAAGAGAATGCAGTTTGTGAAGCACTGCCTCCGAACAAGTATCTCAACGGGTGTCCGACCTACGAGGCTGGAGAGTGTTGGTGGACGATGCGTGAGAACTTTGAGCTTCGTCCTATGCAGATGGCCGTTCACAAAAGTGGTCGCCGACAGAGACCAACAGACCCCAAAAACCCCGGCGACGAGTGGGACCAGATGATTGCGACGAGTGCTTTGGAGGTAGGGTTCGATCACCCAAGCATCATCGGGACGTTCCAGTACCGTGCACCGATGAGCGTTCCCGGGTTCCTGCAGCGGAAAGGGCGTGGTGGTCGTGACGCTGACGACAAACCAGTCACGGTCGTTGTTCTCGGGTCGACTTCGACCGACTCGTACTACTTCCATCACTCTGACTACCTGAGCGACCCACAGGAGACTCATCTCGAAATCCCGCTCGACGAACACAATCGGTTCGTCCGTGCAGAACACATGATTGCCGCAGTCTTCGACTACTTCAATATCCACACTGGCATTGATGCCAACCGGATATATCAGGGCCGGATAGGGGAGTATGGCCCTGATGCAGAAGAATTAGTAAAAGTACTAGAAAACCGACGAGGAGACCTCAAAAACTGGCTTTTGACCTCGTTCGATGCAA
Coding sequences within it:
- a CDS encoding DEAD/DEAH box helicase, with amino-acid sequence MSNGSIVIDGGAIEDVWAELNDEDNKALLKKLKATTLRRIDETCKRQINAGEYDATAKLVDIYQWFEDKHLSEDSELTREVFMADDVLQWVSHHGRDQVGRVVFRRIIETLEQNDELLYVYDRQRVRSRTAEMARYFALIRQRISDDEETDFDFAPNLVKMVKMAIIDREQPIFEGEQAAQFNPTLRNIIKNIRGDVSPSAELQQTVGNDWKSTVKESVQFFKQFLQDGLHEDFDTLAAYQSRALVDLYTHAVTDQSLDKELAHVITASTGGGKTEAFLFPVLMYCHTAWKAGIRGNKAILTYPRRDLCDNQFERLFKYAHTINDQLGMADASFESAPVSISIQHGGRKGISLECPECDGELTPPEKNDGHEDGPLSCSQDESHHYDWTSTKRSAAADIIVTTQNSLHLRLMDRYGNSAFWSHDNPTKFLVLDEVHVYTEQAGMHISNVVRRFKRAVKERAPQQSLSLVASSATINNAEDFTERIFDTDEAKRIRPANDETDMVGSEYMLFVKATEPRDVAIPVGEDVFRPQDKWENIHRTTASNLSCMIQIGFSFWHTARKERGNAASGKSDKDKILGFVDSIDSVSRLGTSIEDAEQNRELFKLRRPDAFLRGENTNPDCPSERFSGKVDDQFEENAVCEALPPNKYLNGCPTYEAGECWWTMRENFELRPMQMAVHKSGRRQRPTDPKNPGDEWDQMIATSALEVGFDHPSIIGTFQYRAPMSVPGFLQRKGRGGRDADDKPVTVVVLGSTSTDSYYFHHSDYLSDPQETHLEIPLDEHNRFVRAEHMIAAVFDYFNIHTGIDANRIYQGRIGEYGPDAEELVKVLENRRGDLKNWLLTSFDASEKEVTRALDALEEYAESLINPVAPGIDETPFWKLFRDVVTDLKKTGRYDQKSLDTLISQIHER